CGTTGTTCGGTGGGCTCGATCCGAAGCAGGTGGACAATCTCACCGAGGCGCTGATTCGGGCGCTGCAGGGCGACGGTACGTCGCTGGTGTTGCTGGTGGAGCAGGTCTCGAAGTTGGCCGAGTCGGTGGCCGGACCGGACCAGGTGCTCGGCGACGTGATCGTCAATCTCAACCAGGTGGTAAGTCATCTGTCCGGGCAGCGCGAGGAGATGAGCACCTTGATCTCGCAATCGCGAGCCATCGTCGACGGCCTGTCGGCGCATCGAGACGAACTGTTCGGGCTGCTGGATTCGGCGTCACCGACGGTCGACCGGGTATCGCAGGTGATGGACCAGGTTCGACCCGACCTGGACGCGTTGCTCTATCGGGAGCCGGGGTTCACCGAGCATTTCCAGCAGCACAAGGACGAGTTCGCCTACCTCGGCTTCAACGTCCCGCAGGTCTTGAAAGGGGTGGCCCGCTTCAGCCAGAACGGTCCGTACATCAACACGTATCTGTGCAACTTCGACATCGCTCCGCTGCCCGCGCTGCGGCAGTTGGTGCCGACCATCGTCAATCTGGCTACCCCTGGCGGGCAGGCCAAGTACACCCCGATCTGCAGGTGACCGACCACATGACGAGACGGCAACGGTGGGCCCAGCGGCTCCGGAAACCCTTCCAGCGGCCGGCGTTGCTCGGTTCGATCGGCATCGTCGCCATCGCCGCCCTGCTCGCCGGCGCGGTCGGTTACACCAAGCTCGGTGTCGGTAAGACGACCTACCACGCCGATTTTGCCCAGGCTGCGGGGATCCGGCCCGGCGATGTCGTGTCGGTCGCCGGTATCCCGGTCGGCGCGGTCGGCGGGACGAAGCTGGCCGGGGACCACGTCGAGGTGGCCTTGTCGGTGGACTCCGACGTGCCCCTCGGCCGCGCGACCGGCGCGTCGATCAAGCTGACCACGTTGCTCGGTGCTCGTTACGTGGAGTTGCGCCCGGCCGGTGACGGCGAGCTGCCGGACCGGCGGATCACCATCGAGCACACCGAGGTTCCCTACGATCTGCAGGCCACCCTGAACGATGCCGCCGTGACCGTCGACAGTATCGACGGCGAGCAGGTGGGTAAGTCGCTCAACGTGCTGGCCACCCAGGTGGAGGGCATGCCGGGGGTGCTGCCCGGACTGCTGACCAACCTGCGCTCGCTGGCTGCGATCCTGAGCGAACGGCGCGGCGAGATGGGGGCGCTGCTGGCCAGCAGCAAGGAACTCACCGGCGTGCTCACTGCACAGCAGGCCGATCTCGCCGGCGTGTTGACAACCGGTCAGGACATCCTGGGACAGATCGCCGCCCGGCGGGAGGTGGTGCTCGGGCTGATGGACGCCACCCGACGCCTGGTCGATCAGTTGCAGACGCTGGTCGGGCGGGACCGCCCCGCGGTAACCGAGATGCTGGCCGGACTGGAAGGACTGATCGGCGCCCTCGCTCGCAACGACGCCTTGCTGCGCAACCTGCTGGAGATCCTGCCG
Above is a genomic segment from Skermania piniformis containing:
- a CDS encoding MlaD family protein, translated to MSYRKPLIGVSLFVVASFGLIWITFVTLDRGINADTQPYSAVFSDVTGLRVGDDVRMAGIRVGRVDRIELDGTRARVHFEVEQGQTLYGNTKASITYQNVIGQRYLGLAMANFDDVSVLAPGGEIPLDHTEPSFDLSGLLNGFEPLFGGLDPKQVDNLTEALIRALQGDGTSLVLLVEQVSKLAESVAGPDQVLGDVIVNLNQVVSHLSGQREEMSTLISQSRAIVDGLSAHRDELFGLLDSASPTVDRVSQVMDQVRPDLDALLYREPGFTEHFQQHKDEFAYLGFNVPQVLKGVARFSQNGPYINTYLCNFDIAPLPALRQLVPTIVNLATPGGQAKYTPICR
- a CDS encoding MCE family protein, whose protein sequence is MTRRQRWAQRLRKPFQRPALLGSIGIVAIAALLAGAVGYTKLGVGKTTYHADFAQAAGIRPGDVVSVAGIPVGAVGGTKLAGDHVEVALSVDSDVPLGRATGASIKLTTLLGARYVELRPAGDGELPDRRITIEHTEVPYDLQATLNDAAVTVDSIDGEQVGKSLNVLATQVEGMPGVLPGLLTNLRSLAAILSERRGEMGALLASSKELTGVLTAQQADLAGVLTTGQDILGQIAARREVVLGLMDATRRLVDQLQTLVGRDRPAVTEMLAGLEGLIGALARNDALLRNLLEILPVPMRNMANATGGGPEVNFSSTGGPLIDSWMCALSGRAQQVGLTPYFKDCQ